Genomic segment of Fischerella sp. PCC 9605:
GGCGGTTTCCAGTTAGGGAGTAAGAAAGGCGATCACTTTCCTTGCAAGTCTGTTGTCAATCAACTTGAGTCAATTCAATTCAAAATTCTCTCATTATTTCTTAAATTTTGCCTGACAGAATTCAAAGCCTTGTAAAGTTATCTGTGGGACGCGATTCCATGTATTAGCGCTAGCTCTAAAATAAATATTCATTGACACAGGCTATGACTCACTTAGGTTTAGTTAAACTCACCAAATTGATGGAACTAACCAGTGGTAGACCTGAAATAGGGGTTGGGTTAATCGATGGACCTGTTAGTGTAAACCATTCTGGTTTATCCGGGACGAATATCCGCGAGATTTCTGGAAAACTAAGCAGCAACTGTACTCACGCCACCAGCATTGCCTGCTTGCATGGAACATTTGTAGCAGGGATCTTGTGCGCGAATCGGAATTCCCTAGCCCCAGCCATCTGCCCCAATTGTACGTTGCTGATACGCCCCATTTTTGCAGAGACAACTTCAGCGAGTGAACAGATACCCAGCGCAACCCCCGAAGAACTGGCAGCGGCAATCATTGAGAGCATTGATGCAGGTGTGCGCGTTCTGAACATGAGTGTTGCCTTGGCACAGCCATCTTCCAAAGGGCAGCGGGAATTAGAACAGGCTTTAGGCTATGCCACAAAGCGTGGTGTGATTATCGTCGCGGCAGCAGGGAACCAGGGAACACTCGGCAGTTCTGTTATTACTCGCCATCCATGGGTGATTCCAGTTGTAGCTTGTGATCTTCAAGGCAGACCCATTAGTCAGTCGAACTTGGGAACTTCGATTGGTAAACAAGGTCTGAGGGCACCTGGGGACAACATTACGAGCCTCGGAGTTAAGGATCAACCGCTCACGTTGGGAGGAACAAGCGTTGCTGCACCATTTGTGACCGGGGCTATTGCACTGTTATGGTCACTATTTCCAGATGTGATTGCGTCTGAGGTCAAACTTGCTATCACTCAAGCTCATATGTCACGGCGAACTACTGTTATTCCACCGTTGTTAGATGCTTGGGCAGCCTATCAGCTCATGCTGAAGTCTCATTCTTAACTTTTTGTGATTTGTTAAACCTTAAAAAATCAAGGAGGAGAAAATTATGAGTATGCCAGGATTTAGCGCAGAATCATCTGTCTACAGATCAACTGGAAGCTACGTTGGGAGAGTTTCAGGCGTTTCTCCGATAAGCAAAGGCAAGAATTCTGACATCCATCCCACTGCTTTGATGAGGAGTAAAAAACAACCTAATGGTACTGGCGGAAAGGCAATTTGTTTTAACGTTTGTTATGGTTTATGCCGGATCTTTACTGATAAGCCCGTTGACGAGTGCCTAGAAGACTGTCTCTATGACTGCGAGATTCTTTCTTGAATGCAAGGTTCTTGGATAAGCTCATCCATACTAAAAGGGAAAAAGTCATGGAACCAACTCAAACAAGGGATCAATCTGTAAGTCATCCCGTTTTCGTGAATGACGCACCAGCGATCGCTCTGCAAACACCTTCTCCCAGAAATTCCACAGAAACTACTCTCCTACCTCAGAGCGGGAATGGAGAATGTAGTTGTGGAAGCATGGCAGGCTCAGCTCCACTTTCCTATGTTTATGCGATCGGCAAAGTTGAGCCTCGTTTCCCCAGTTTATCGGTGGAAAAAGAATTTGCTCAAGCAACCGGACGTGCCCAGACCAACGGGCTAACTGACCGACAGGCACTCCAGGGGATACTGACACAGCCACAGAATCGCTATCTGTCGCGTTTACTGTGCTACGTGCTGACTATTGGAGGCTTGGAAACCTATATCTTGCAACCGCGCAACCCTGTAGACTTCGATGTGTTGGTACAAGCCATTCGCCCTACTCCCAGTCCGATGGACATTGATATTGTCATCGGTGTGCGAGGACCGCTTGCTCCACCGCAGATGTGCAATGGGCTGATGGTGCCGATTGTTGCCTTCGACCAAATCTATTCCTTTGATCGTAACGCACTGATGAGCTCTATTCCACGACCGGAGAAGATTGCCGCCGATCAATTTACACGGGTGTGTGAAGAACTGTTTGATCGAATTATGCAAATCGCTGATAACGCAGGCGCAACAGATGAGCATCGCGCCTTGAACTATTTGCTCGTCCGCTATCCGGCTATTTATGCGAAAACTGCTGAAGAGTATGGGCGGGACTTTTCATTGACCGGGGTAGAAGCTCATCTCTCGTCCCTGAGCAGCACCCGCAAAATTATCGAGGTCATCTTCTCGTTTACCAACCGCAATACTGATTTTACCGAGAAGTTCTTTGTTCGTGTGGATGTGACCGAGGAGTTTCCGTTCCTAGTGACTAAGTTATCACCCTACTTTGATCATTAAACTGAATAAAGAGGTTTTGCTTATGAGCTTGCCTAGATTTACCGCAGAAGCATCCCTGTATAAGACAAACGAGAGTTATCAACAACATACACGTCCTGAACTAACCAATGCTGTGGCAGTTGTATCAGCGGCATGTAGAACTTGTTGTGGGGGATGTAGCGGTTTTTTTGGACGGTCGTGCGCTCCTGAGTGTTGCTCTCCAGGAGGAACCTGTGTACCTGGATGGTGTGGTCTCAGATTTCCCTTCTATCGTGCTTGCACGAGAATATGTGATGGTGGTATACCTTCCCAATCTACTAGATTCTGCTAAAAGGAGGTTTTTCGTATGAGTATGCCAGGATTTACCGCAGAAGCTTCGCTTTATACAACCAGCGAACTATATATGCTTGATGCTAATTTTGGTTTTTCCAGTGATGATAGCGCAATAGTATATCCGCAGGGATGTGGTTGGATTAAGCGGATTACTTGTGGAGCAGCGATCGCTGCTTGTGTACCTTTATGTGGTCCATACATACCATGCTGGATAGGTTGCCTAGGCATAAGCCTATATGGATTTTGTCGGGATTGTATACCGGGTATTTGAGTCTTCCCCCTTGCACCATGCTCCCTGCACCCCTGCTTCTTCAAGCCCTGCTCCCTGCTCCGGAGCCTCTTCAAGTGTCCTACATCAGAAAATCCACAGTCAGCAACAAAGCGCGATCGCGCATTCTACATCTAAGTGGACGCCCTCCCCACAACTAAAATTTTTATACTATTCCCTGTTCCCTGTTCCCTGTTCCCTTCTTTTGTGGTAATGCTTTTGGCTTCGACAACACACTTCAAGCCTTGCGCGAGCTCCGGGAGCAACGCACTACTGCCCAACAACAGGCAAGGGAGCAGGAGGCAGGGTGATGGCATTCTCCCCCATGCTAATACCAATTTGAAAAAAGATGCGACAGATACACACTCCCAGACCCTTATTATATCTAGCTTTCAAAATGTTTGAATTTTTAATTTTGCTCGGTTGAATTTTGAATTTTGAATTGTTTGCCCCCCTGCCTTTTCAACTGTCCTGCTTCAGAAAATCCACTGT
This window contains:
- a CDS encoding S8 family peptidase — translated: MTHLGLVKLTKLMELTSGRPEIGVGLIDGPVSVNHSGLSGTNIREISGKLSSNCTHATSIACLHGTFVAGILCANRNSLAPAICPNCTLLIRPIFAETTSASEQIPSATPEELAAAIIESIDAGVRVLNMSVALAQPSSKGQRELEQALGYATKRGVIIVAAAGNQGTLGSSVITRHPWVIPVVACDLQGRPISQSNLGTSIGKQGLRAPGDNITSLGVKDQPLTLGGTSVAAPFVTGAIALLWSLFPDVIASEVKLAITQAHMSRRTTVIPPLLDAWAAYQLMLKSHS